One Salipiger sp. H15 DNA window includes the following coding sequences:
- a CDS encoding glycosyltransferase family 2 protein, producing the protein MTFETSPLVNFRTPTYRRGPALERCLLSMIGQTHENWVADVYDDDPAGSAEAVVEAIGDPRIHYHHNQPQLFGSRNIDQCFSRRNPRDADFFAVVEDDNWIFPGFAQRGIELARAHGVEIVFTDQVVEDDSGTEAATLTDRQVLKRRYKEGVFSAQDLHIALMVWHGLSNGGIFWSRNISSDLEIKHPCNSTIQEYLRALCIQEPVYVSTEAQGVWANYGARTLRNLGDTASELKRELHLKKAIRTIRRAVWANAPASAQALLMSDEKYRFDRHAKLENLFRSHLGTAYLGEAPLSKSLGTFGRSLMVLAFGRTEPAVGAMLREKGFFDGEPPRGSRHRTQH; encoded by the coding sequence ATGACTTTCGAAACCTCTCCCCTCGTGAACTTCAGGACGCCGACCTACCGGCGCGGCCCGGCGCTCGAGCGCTGCCTGCTCAGCATGATCGGCCAGACCCACGAGAACTGGGTCGCCGATGTCTACGACGACGATCCCGCCGGGTCCGCCGAGGCGGTGGTCGAGGCGATCGGCGATCCGCGCATCCACTACCACCACAACCAGCCGCAGCTTTTCGGCTCGCGCAACATCGACCAGTGCTTCTCGCGCCGGAACCCGCGCGACGCCGATTTCTTCGCCGTGGTCGAGGACGACAACTGGATCTTCCCCGGCTTCGCGCAGCGGGGCATCGAGCTTGCGAGGGCGCATGGCGTCGAGATCGTCTTCACCGACCAGGTGGTCGAGGACGACAGCGGCACCGAGGCCGCCACGCTCACCGACCGGCAGGTGCTGAAGCGGCGCTACAAGGAAGGCGTCTTCTCGGCGCAGGATCTGCACATCGCGCTGATGGTCTGGCACGGGCTCTCCAACGGCGGCATCTTCTGGTCGCGCAACATCTCGTCGGATCTCGAGATCAAGCACCCCTGCAACTCGACCATCCAGGAATACCTGCGTGCGCTCTGCATCCAGGAGCCGGTCTACGTCTCGACCGAGGCGCAGGGTGTATGGGCCAACTACGGCGCGCGCACGCTGCGCAACCTCGGCGACACCGCCTCGGAGCTCAAACGCGAGCTGCACCTGAAGAAGGCGATCCGCACGATCCGGCGCGCGGTCTGGGCCAATGCCCCGGCCTCTGCCCAGGCCCTGCTGATGAGCGACGAGAAATACCGCTTCGACCGGCACGCCAAGCTCGAGAACCTGTTCCGCTCGCATCTCGGCACCGCCTACCTGGGCGAGGCGCCGCTCAGCAAGTCGCTCGGCACCTTTGGCCGGAGCCTCATGGTGCTGGCCTTCGGCAGGACCGAGCCCGCCGTCGGCGCCATGCTCCGGGAAAAGGGCTTCTTCGACGGGGAGCCGCCGCGCGGCTCCCGCCACCGCACGCAACACTGA
- a CDS encoding sulfotransferase, translating to MAEIRKPDFICVGLPKAGTSTLHNVLDCHCDIAMPPVKEIKYLIQDELNYNGARFWKLFSSGWPAQQDRAFFARFCKRAAKLQANSYEAQSFARYYFNPRTDDAWYRGLFHPDAVSGDVTVNYFWLKEPEIRKLAADYPWMKVIIMLRSPVQLNWSYFRMVALRKKESGVFEPERFLREIEEKKQRIGRYAEMVRRWQSAFGEDRVMIGYFDGLRDDPVQFFDGVCEFLGVDGAEHWDDGMRQAMGRIVNTSPKLQMSEDLAGPILELSELNLEGFEAIKPRYADLWRGHIEDARRSVMRAA from the coding sequence ATGGCCGAAATAAGAAAGCCCGACTTTATTTGCGTTGGTCTCCCAAAGGCCGGGACAAGCACCCTGCATAACGTTCTGGATTGTCATTGCGATATTGCAATGCCGCCCGTGAAGGAAATCAAATACCTCATCCAGGACGAGCTCAATTACAACGGCGCGCGGTTCTGGAAGCTGTTCTCCAGTGGCTGGCCCGCGCAGCAGGACAGGGCGTTCTTCGCGCGGTTCTGCAAGCGCGCCGCGAAACTGCAGGCGAATTCCTACGAGGCGCAGTCCTTCGCACGCTACTACTTCAACCCGCGCACGGATGATGCCTGGTATCGCGGGCTCTTTCACCCGGACGCGGTCTCGGGCGATGTCACGGTCAACTATTTCTGGCTGAAGGAGCCGGAGATCAGGAAGCTCGCGGCCGACTATCCCTGGATGAAGGTGATCATCATGCTGCGCAGCCCGGTGCAGCTGAACTGGTCCTATTTCCGCATGGTCGCGCTGCGCAAGAAGGAAAGCGGCGTGTTCGAGCCCGAGCGTTTCCTGCGCGAGATCGAGGAGAAGAAGCAGCGCATCGGCCGCTACGCCGAGATGGTCCGGCGCTGGCAATCCGCCTTCGGCGAGGACCGTGTGATGATCGGCTATTTCGACGGCCTGCGCGACGATCCGGTGCAATTCTTCGACGGCGTCTGCGAGTTTCTCGGCGTCGACGGTGCCGAGCACTGGGACGACGGGATGCGGCAGGCCATGGGCCGGATCGTCAACACCTCGCCCAAGCTGCAGATGTCCGAAGACCTAGCGGGCCCCATCCTCGAATTGTCCGAGCTGAACCTCGAAGGCTTCGAGGCGATCAAGCCGCGCTACGCGGACCTGTGGCGCGGCCATATCGAGGACGCGCGCCGCTCGGTGATGCGGGCGGCCTGA
- a CDS encoding family 16 glycosylhydrolase — protein sequence MTLIFEDNFEDGLNRYENGAGLWSTGSATGRLNTNSAFSVNLSGDEVTAEGGELGLDPFSTGDGTLRITSGTLTDAQKDQVAALLGQTGEASYLDTDLVDYYTGRMSTHETWSQTYGYFEITARIPQGKGHWPAFWLVSEKVNDWPPEITIMEAYGESTDGAQWWDDTFVGAVHFDSTDSSGNDAEIAIENPYDLDEDGNPSLPVDRSEIVGRESWSFGKEFDALEEFGADIYDQFWTWSVEWNAEDIIFYFGPDRDHLVEIFRSPTPDDITTPMSVIINDQIGSYTGWFAEEGASGFDLTDYFEVDSVSVWAQTPETAATVTAGEIYVDSAGDSVIQGSAGDDTIVTGDGFDILTLGGGADTVHVMVNEGHKIIEDFGPEDRLLLEGFRFADAADIAASLTQVGTDVWLSQGQFGDEGPQTIILRNTTVDAITEGQIVSLWPQTPDIWTYQVLMESGLIADDDLDGVVTAPEAGGRMTDAGSRGATFYGSEMGDTYTIYGALDVTIHESASGGVDTIYTQFSRTIAENVENMVSIATTDGQVLAGNAAANRITGSSWAETIDGAGGDDLIDLSAGGADTVLMRLGTGHDTVIDFGSDDTLLLYGYETMGWEALSQLFSSDGRDLTLTLDAHTQVTFRGIDALKKGQVVFADIPRVSGTAGDDEIELGSGDDEVLLGDGGADTLTIYGASGLKIVEDFSDDDRLVLEGWSAANVGQLLDHSAQVGDDLWVYDLGRAASGTPDLVLRGVSASDLTEAQLTLRWSITPEEIAAQDMLTDTDGDRRVVAPADGGHLGDAGSGSTTLVGGAGSDVFTVTRADTVIEDGSDTDVDTVRSTHGYTLGAHLENLTSIATADGETFIGNDSANRLTGSAYSETLDGGSGDDLIDLSAGGADTVRITAGAGHDTVVNFGADDTLEISGFDIADWAELVSRLQLVGDDLVLGLDAETSVTFRDLGSLRASQLKVDYSSEDAAHPTPGSSVSVLDKLYGSETGDAAQGNSADNTIYGNGGDDFIAGGLGDDKLYGNAGNDTLLGQGGDDLLTSGSGHNTLVGGAGADRFAITGESAADKVIYAGAAYDSISTIEDLSFGEGDVLVLRNAFGRVISEMGRGWFATFDTLKSLVDRYAIDGQPAVLLTADDGTRHVIDLSGYGDLDALFPELPPQDPYAIPEDALKVEDRAFGTSGDDVYLGSAAANVIFGGAGNDFIAGGDGADRLFGDAGDDTLRGGAGDDVLKGGDGRNVLIGDDGADRFWFEAATSETRTELAGQMFDSVTLLPDLDFGEGDNLYFASGFGQALAAAGLSGTKVSTAQQLDKLGTLGTVSEDGTTYVVLTGDDGSRHAVELALDTLL from the coding sequence ATGACACTCATTTTCGAAGACAATTTCGAAGATGGACTGAACAGGTACGAAAATGGGGCCGGTTTGTGGTCCACCGGCAGCGCGACGGGACGGCTGAACACCAACAGCGCGTTTTCGGTCAACCTCTCGGGCGACGAGGTGACGGCGGAGGGCGGGGAGCTCGGCCTCGATCCGTTCAGCACCGGGGACGGCACGCTGCGGATCACCTCCGGCACGCTGACCGACGCGCAGAAGGACCAGGTCGCCGCCCTGCTCGGACAGACCGGCGAGGCGAGCTACCTCGATACCGATCTGGTCGATTACTACACCGGCCGGATGAGCACCCACGAGACCTGGTCGCAGACCTACGGCTATTTCGAGATCACCGCCCGCATCCCGCAGGGCAAGGGGCACTGGCCCGCCTTCTGGCTGGTCTCGGAAAAGGTCAACGACTGGCCGCCCGAGATCACCATCATGGAGGCCTATGGCGAAAGCACCGACGGCGCGCAATGGTGGGACGACACCTTCGTCGGCGCGGTGCATTTTGACAGCACCGACAGCAGCGGCAACGACGCCGAGATCGCGATAGAGAACCCCTACGATCTCGACGAGGACGGCAACCCGTCCCTGCCGGTGGACCGCAGCGAGATCGTCGGCCGGGAATCCTGGTCCTTCGGCAAGGAGTTCGACGCGCTCGAGGAGTTCGGCGCGGACATCTACGACCAGTTCTGGACCTGGTCGGTCGAGTGGAACGCCGAGGACATCATCTTCTACTTCGGACCCGACCGCGACCACCTGGTCGAGATCTTCCGCAGCCCGACACCGGATGACATCACCACGCCGATGTCGGTCATCATCAACGACCAGATCGGCAGCTACACCGGCTGGTTCGCCGAGGAAGGCGCCTCGGGTTTCGACCTCACCGACTATTTCGAGGTCGACTCGGTGTCGGTCTGGGCGCAGACGCCCGAGACGGCGGCCACGGTCACCGCCGGCGAGATCTACGTCGACAGCGCCGGCGACTCGGTGATCCAGGGCAGCGCCGGCGATGACACCATCGTCACCGGCGACGGCTTCGACATCCTCACCCTCGGCGGCGGGGCCGATACGGTGCATGTCATGGTCAACGAGGGCCACAAGATCATCGAGGATTTCGGCCCCGAGGACCGGCTCCTGCTCGAGGGCTTCCGCTTTGCGGATGCCGCCGACATCGCGGCGAGCCTGACGCAGGTCGGCACGGATGTCTGGCTGAGCCAGGGGCAGTTCGGCGATGAGGGCCCGCAGACGATCATCCTGCGCAACACCACGGTGGACGCGATCACCGAAGGACAGATCGTCAGCCTCTGGCCGCAGACCCCCGACATCTGGACCTACCAGGTGCTCATGGAAAGCGGCCTCATCGCCGACGACGACCTCGACGGCGTCGTCACCGCGCCGGAGGCCGGCGGACGCATGACCGACGCGGGCTCGCGGGGCGCGACCTTCTACGGCAGCGAGATGGGCGACACCTACACCATCTACGGCGCGCTCGACGTGACGATCCACGAGAGTGCGAGCGGCGGTGTCGACACGATCTACACCCAGTTCAGCCGGACCATCGCCGAGAACGTCGAGAACATGGTCTCGATCGCCACCACCGACGGCCAGGTGCTGGCCGGCAACGCCGCGGCGAACCGGATCACCGGCAGCAGCTGGGCCGAGACCATCGACGGCGCGGGCGGGGATGACCTCATCGACCTCTCGGCGGGCGGCGCCGACACGGTGCTGATGCGGCTCGGCACCGGCCATGACACGGTGATCGACTTCGGCAGTGACGATACGCTGCTGCTCTATGGCTACGAGACGATGGGCTGGGAGGCGCTCTCGCAGCTCTTCAGCTCGGACGGGCGCGACCTCACGCTGACGCTCGACGCGCATACGCAGGTCACCTTCCGCGGCATCGACGCGCTGAAGAAGGGCCAGGTGGTCTTCGCCGACATCCCGCGGGTTTCCGGCACGGCCGGGGACGACGAGATCGAGCTTGGCAGCGGCGATGACGAGGTGCTCCTCGGCGATGGCGGCGCCGACACGCTGACCATCTACGGCGCCTCGGGGCTCAAGATCGTCGAGGACTTCTCGGATGACGACCGGCTGGTGCTCGAGGGCTGGTCCGCCGCCAACGTCGGCCAACTGCTCGATCATTCCGCGCAGGTCGGCGACGATCTCTGGGTCTACGACCTTGGCCGCGCTGCCAGCGGCACGCCCGACCTCGTGCTGCGCGGCGTCTCGGCCAGCGACCTCACCGAGGCGCAGCTGACCCTGCGCTGGTCGATCACGCCCGAGGAGATCGCCGCGCAGGACATGCTCACCGACACCGATGGCGACCGGCGCGTCGTGGCCCCGGCAGACGGCGGGCACCTCGGCGACGCGGGCAGCGGCAGCACCACGCTCGTCGGCGGCGCGGGAAGCGACGTCTTCACCGTCACCCGCGCGGACACGGTGATCGAGGATGGCTCGGACACCGACGTCGACACGGTGCGCAGCACCCACGGCTACACGCTGGGCGCCCATCTCGAGAACCTGACCTCCATCGCCACCGCCGACGGCGAAACCTTCATCGGCAACGACAGCGCGAACCGCCTGACCGGCTCTGCCTATTCCGAGACGCTGGACGGTGGCAGCGGCGACGACCTCATCGACCTCTCGGCCGGGGGCGCGGACACCGTGCGGATCACCGCCGGTGCGGGGCACGACACGGTGGTCAATTTCGGGGCGGATGACACGCTCGAGATCTCCGGCTTCGACATCGCCGACTGGGCCGAGCTCGTCTCGCGATTGCAGCTTGTCGGCGACGACCTCGTGCTCGGCCTCGATGCAGAAACCAGCGTCACCTTCCGCGACCTCGGCAGCCTTCGCGCGTCGCAGCTGAAGGTCGACTACAGCTCCGAGGATGCCGCCCACCCGACGCCCGGCAGCTCGGTTTCGGTACTCGACAAGCTCTACGGATCCGAGACCGGCGACGCGGCGCAGGGCAATTCCGCCGACAACACGATCTATGGCAACGGCGGGGACGACTTCATTGCTGGCGGGCTCGGCGATGACAAGCTCTACGGCAATGCCGGGAACGACACGCTGCTCGGACAGGGCGGCGACGACCTGCTGACCTCGGGCAGCGGGCACAACACGCTCGTCGGCGGCGCGGGCGCCGACCGCTTCGCCATCACCGGCGAAAGCGCGGCGGACAAGGTGATCTACGCCGGAGCGGCCTATGACAGCATCTCGACGATCGAGGATCTGTCCTTCGGCGAGGGCGACGTGCTGGTCCTGCGCAACGCGTTCGGCAGGGTGATCTCGGAGATGGGCCGCGGCTGGTTCGCGACCTTCGACACGCTGAAATCGCTCGTCGATCGCTACGCAATCGACGGTCAGCCCGCCGTCCTGCTGACCGCCGACGACGGCACCCGCCACGTGATCGATCTGTCGGGCTACGGGGATCTGGACGCGCTCTTCCCCGAGCTGCCGCCGCAGGATCCTTACGCGATCCCCGAGGACGCGCTGAAGGTCGAGGATCGCGCCTTCGGCACCAGCGGGGACGACGTCTACCTAGGCTCCGCCGCCGCCAACGTGATCTTCGGCGGCGCGGGCAACGACTTCATCGCCGGTGGCGACGGCGCGGACAGGCTCTTCGGCGACGCGGGCGACGACACGCTGCGCGGCGGTGCCGGGGATGACGTGCTCAAGGGCGGGGACGGGCGGAACGTGCTGATCGGCGACGACGGCGCGGACCGGTTCTGGTTCGAGGCCGCGACGAGCGAGACCCGGACCGAGCTGGCGGGGCAGATGTTCGACAGCGTCACGCTGCTGCCCGATCTCGACTTCGGCGAGGGCGACAACCTCTACTTCGCCAGCGGCTTCGGGCAGGCGCTCGCCGCCGCCGGCCTTTCGGGCACCAAGGTCTCGACCGCGCAGCAGCTGGACAAGCTCGGCACGCTGGGGACGGTGTCCGAGGACGGGACCACCTACGTGGTGCTGACCGGCGACGACGGCAGCCGCCACGCGGTCGAGCTCGCGCTCGACACGCTGCTCTGA